TGCCTGCGGCCATCCAATTGAAGGGAGCCGCACCGGAGGGGGGGCGTATTCTCTGGAAAAAGCTGTCCGGGCCGGGGCAGGTCATGTTTTCCAATGCGGGCCGGACGAATACCAAGGTGCGGTTCAGTCAGCCGGGTGAATATGTTCTGGGACTGCATGTCCAGGGGCACCGCGAAGTCAGCCGGCTCAACATCACCGTGCGGCCGCCATCGCCGCCGCAACTGCGGGCCGGGGATCCGGTTCAGATTGCCGGTAGTGCCGATACGGCCAATGTGCGTGTCGGTGTCGAGGTTCCGGGACGATCCGACGGCGATCTGGACGGCGTTGAACTGCGGTGGAGCAAACTGAGCGGTCCGGGGCGTGTGGCGTTTGCGGATGAATCCTCGCCGGAAACCGCGGTGCGTTTCAGCAGTGACGGACTCTACCAGTTGCAGCTTACCGCCGGGGTGGGGGAACTGACCAGCCGTGCCGTCGTCAGTGTGCAGGTCGGCGGGCCGTCCTCGCCGCACTATGCGCTCCTGCTGAATCCGCTCTACCTGGTTTCACTGGATACGCCGGCCAACCGCGAATCAGCCGGCGTCATGGAGTCCGCCGGGGGGACCTGTGCAGAACTCTTCAGGATGGAATCCGGCCTGCCGCAGCTGGTGGAAGGGGCGCGTGCGTTCACCGGGACCGGGTGGGATTTTGCCGGCATCCCATCCGCCGTCAAGGTACACAACCGTTTTACTCTCGCCCGTCTGTGCGATCCCGAACTGACCACCGGGATAACACACAGCCTCTGGTTCAAAGGCGATTTTCAGCAGCATGGCGCAAAGGTCGGTCGCATCGGCGGTCAGTCGGGGGTTTCGATCGACTGTGGAAAGAATACGGTTTCCGTCTGCATCGACGGGGTATACGTGACCGCGAACGGGGTGCTGGATAATCAGTGGCACCATTTGGCGGTTGTGGCCGATTTTCGGAGCAGTGAAAACAATGTGCGACTTTATATCGATGGCGTGCAACGGGCCTCAACCGGTCATGCATTTACAACCTGTTTCGGGAGCCGCCGAACGGATCATACGCATTATTGGGGCTGTCGCAGCAATGGAGGCGGGTATCCGTTCAACGGAGAGCTGGATGATATCGCGGTCTTTGACTATCCGCTCGACAGTAGCCAGGTTGGCTATCTTTACAACGGCCCGTCTTCGCAGCAACTGACGCAGCTGCAGCTGCCCCCGCCGGTCATCGATGCCGGAAAAGACCGGCTTGAAACGTTGCCGGTTCGTTCCGTTAAGCTGCAGGGACGCGCACTTGAAGGGGAGGGGTTGTCGTATCGCTGGGAGCAGCTGCGCGGCCCGGGAGAGGTGACCTTCTCTTCACCGGACAGCCCGGTGACCGAGGTACGCTTTGAAGAGCCGGGACCGGAGTTGCATAACCGGGATTACCGCCACTATATTTTCCGGCTGACGGCATCGGCTGGAACCGGGGCGTTTGCGCGTTCCGACCGGGATGAGGTGGCCGTGGTTTTTCATCGCCCGTATGCTCCGAAATCCCGGGTCTTCTCCGAAAATCCCCCGGCCGGGGTTCATCCGCGCATCCTGTTCAGTCCGGAGGATCTTCCAGAGATGCGGGAGCGGTTCAAGAGCGATGCCGCGGCGCAGCGGGCGGCGGAGATCCTGCGGTCCGAGCTTGAAAAGGGACTCTTTAACCCTCAGGCGCAGGAAGGCCTGGTCTATTCCCTGCTTCAGGCAGGAAAACCGGATGTCGATGTCAAATTGGTGAGCAAAGACAACACCCGCGGATACTGGCAGGGGCGGGGCAATTTCTACGGCTCGATGGCCACCGCCGCCATGCTTGCGGTGCTGGAAGAGGATGAGGCCGCATGCACGGAGCTGGCCATGGTGCTGTCGCGCGCCGCAGCGGCCTACCTGAAAATCTACCGACCGAACTATCCCAACAAGCTGACGCATGATGCGGATGGAGGGCTTGCGCTTGCGTATGACCTGCTGCACAACAGCATGGATGCAGAACAGCGCATTCCGGTGCGTGCCCTGCTGTCAAAGATGACGAAGTGGAGGCAGAGCTTCGGTTCTGAACTGACCGATGATCTGCATAACTCGTCCAACTGGAAAACCCATCACGATCAGATTGTTTTGGCGGCCCTGGCGATTGAAGGCGAAGAGGGATACGATGCAGGGCTGGTTGAACAGGCGGTCTACAAGCTGCGTTCATTCCTGAGTCAGTACGGGGTGTTTCCTTCCGGGTATGCGCATGAGGGCTATACCTACTACCGCATGGGCATGGAATCTGCGGCGCTTTCGGCGCTGGCCCTCAGCCGGCGCGGTGAAAACCTCTATGAAACCACCAGCTTGTATCGAAGTGTCCAGATGATGTTCCGCTCTATGCCGCCGCAGGCCTGTTGGGTGACCGGCTTCGGGGATGCGTCCCCGGAGATCAGCGGCATGGCACCGCTGGACTGGACCATCCGTTACATGTGGCCTGATGATCCGGTTGCCGCTTATCTGATCAAACCGCGGCTCGACCGGTTGGTTGCCGGGTCATGCTCGTCGAAAGAACAGAACCAGGCCCTTAATCTCATGGCGCTGATCTTCGCGGTCGGGCCGCAGCAGGATTATACACAAAAGGAGGCGGCCGAAGCGGCTGCAATGCCGGCCTCCATATTCTGTCCCGATAAAGGCTACATGAATGCGCGGACGGGCTGGGAGGACTCAGCTGTGAACCTGGTTTTCCGCAGTCGCATGGATAAGTATGCGTTAGGCCACATGCATCCGGATGTCAATTCATTTGAACTCTATGCCAATGGAACCACTTGGTTCTGGGATCCGGGGAAATATCCGATCCAGAACGATTTCCACCAGACGATCCTGATGGACGGGCGTGGCGGCGGGGGCAGCAGCGGCGCTTTTGCCTGGCCGAGTCTGCCCGGGCGGTTTGTGGAGTATCGTGAAACCGAGGGCATGGTGATCGGAACGGGCGATGCGAAGTCGTTTTATGACTATGTTCACGGCGAGCTGCGTGATAGCCCCGACGGAGAAAAGCTGGAGCCGGTATCGCCCGGTGAACACGGCCTGCTGTGGGCGGATTTCATGTATGGTAAAACCCGGGCCGATGCCGCCGGGCTGCCGGCCTGGCGCATGGAGCCGGTGCGCTACAATGAAAATCTGTACCGGTACAATCCGGTAGAGCGGGCTTTCCGTACCGCCGCACTGGTTAAAGGGGAGCATCCCTTTGTGCTGGTGGTTGACGACTATCAGAAGGATGATGCCACCCGCCTGTACGAGTGGATCGGCAATCTGGAACCCGGCACCGTTGAAACGGTTTCGCAGGACGGCACCGACCTCATTCTGAAGAAGACCGGGAACGACGATCTCGGCAACCGCCTGCTGGTGCGGGTGCTTCAGGCCGACGGCCCGGTGAGCGGACCGAAACTGCGCGAGCTGAAACTCGGCGGCATTCCCGGATCGCGGAGCGGACAGCCGGCCGCGCAGGTCCATTTTGCCGCCCGGGCCGTGGCGCCCGCTTTCAAGGTGCTGCTCTATCCGCATCGTGAGGGAGACCGGCTCCCCGAGACCCGCTGGAATGAAGCGCACGATACGGTTTCGATCCAGTTCCCGGAGCAGCTTGATGTGGTCAGCTTTAAACCTGATGAAACGGGGCGCACGACGGTTTCCGTTTTCCGCAATGGACGTGAGCCAGGCGAACTCTGATTTCTTGTACATAATGCACACAAAAAGATACGCTATGATATTACCTCATAAACTTAAAACCCTGTTATGGAGCGGTATTTGCCTCTGCTTCTGCATCCAGCCGGCTGCAGTGGATGCCGCCGCCCCGATCGCTTCAAACAGCAGGGTGCTGTTCCTCGGCAAGGAAGCGACGACGCACAAAGATGCGCTCGAGGCACTTTATACTGCCGATCCCTCCGTAAACACCTTGAACCTGACCTTCGACAGCTTTGACGTGGATTATGTGATGGATGCGCTTTTCACGGACCGCACCTACCCGAAGTTTATCAATGACTATCTGGATGCGCCCAAGCACGCGGACTATGTGAATGCGCTGACAGACAAACTGGATGAAAACTTCGATTATATCATCTACCTCGGTGAACCCGCCTATCTACAGGACAAACCCGAGCTGACCATGGCCACGCTGCTGTTCTTGCAGGCCTACTGCAGGACCGAGGGCCTGAGTTCCCAAATCCTGCTGCCGATGCTCTGGAATGCCACCAGTGCGGCTTCCCAGACGACAACCTTCCGGGAATACACCTATCGGATTGCGGATGCGCTGGGCATCGAGGCCGTTCCGGCCGGGTTAGCCTGGCATGATATCATCAATGATGGAGGTCTTACCGTTGCTGAGAGCAGCTTGACCGCGACGCCCTCGGCTGAAGCCCAATATACACTGGCGACCACCCTGTACAGTCACCTCTTTGAACAAAACGCCAACGGTAGCACCTACAGCCCTACGGGAATAGACGGGGCTGCGCAAAGCGCGATTCGCAGTCACACTCACACAGCATGGAGCGATGCCCTCACGGCCACCCATTACACCGGTGACTATACGTCGCCCTACATGACCATGTGGGCGACTCCCATGAACAAGAGCCGCAAGGTCATGACCAACGGCACCAGCACCGAACGACGAAACTACATCATGCTGGACAAGCTCTTTACCGCCGCCGGATATCCCGATTCCGCGGTTCGCTGGGATGGAAGCAGTGCGCCCTACAACGGCCATTTTCCCAGTAATTATAGCGACCCTGATGTGCAGGCGGGGGTAGCGGCCAACGATTTTGTCTTTACGGTTGGGCGCCGCTTGTCCAGTGCCTACTGGTATGAAGTCTGGATGACGGAGGTTCTCCTTCATGATCCGGATGCTGATTTGATTCACTATATTTCGGATTACCAGGTCAAGGCGGAGACGGAAGAACCCTTTGCGCATGGCCGTAAAGCACGAAGCCATACCATCGAAAACTTTGATGCATCCACAGGACATCCCAACGTACAGGCCATCCCCAATTACATTGGGTTCAGTTGGTTGGGTCTCAGGCGTCCGGATATCAACATGCATCAGGACTATACCCACTTAAGTGCTGTGGGGTCGGCCATCAACACGGCCATCCCTTACACCCTGGCCACCGGGGAGAATCCGGCGTTGCTACCGGATCCCCCCGTCGCTGCGTTGGATGACGAGATGTATGGGTCGGTGCTCTCCTTTGACGAACGCTATACCCTGAATGCAGCCTACGAACTGGCCTATATGCTGTCGGGCTTGCGCAGCCTGGATACCCCCATCGCTCCACAGGCCTTTGATCAGACCGTTCGCTTCGAGAACGACGGCGAGCCACAGCCCTTTTTTCCGCATGCCTTCGGCGCGTTCAACAAGACGCTGACTATGAATCTGGTCACTTCGCCCAGTGTGGGTTCGATTTCATTTGACGGACGACTGATGACCTATACTCCTCAACCCGGCGATGTGGGAGAGGTGACTTTCACCTACAATGTCACCGATGGCACCGATACCTCCGGCAATGCTACCGTTACACTGAATCCGGATCTTTTGGGCCAGGCCGCTTACAACCCGATTGCGAAAATTGGTGATAACGTCATCTGGAATGGTTTTCGCTGGACCGGCGGAAGAACTCTCGTGGTGGACAGCAACAACCAACTGGATTTTCAGGACCATCCGCTTCCGGGGGATCCCAATTATTCGGAGACCTTACGGGCCCATCGCTTCTATCTGGATCTGAGAAACAACGGCGGCATTTTCCAAGTCAGCAGCAAAGCTCCAGTCGATGGCGAGACCGATCTTTTCTCGCCCTTCGGCTGGAACGATGAGCCAGATGTGTCGTCCTTCTCAATGGGTGATGCGGATTGGGGGCAAGGCGGCAGCGGCTTGGCCAATCCAATCAACGGCTTTACCCCCAATGATGGCGTCGGCCTGGAAGAAATCAACTGGATCCTGATTCCGCAGGAATCCTATTCGTGGGAACCCTGGGAACTCTTTGCCGGGAACTCAAGGGCGATGGCGATCGGCATGATTTGGAATGATGACGGGGACGGACTCCTCGAGGACAGCGGGGATGATGCCTATATCGTCAAATACGCCCTTTCCGCGCATCACTATGAGGGGTATCGCAAGGCCTTCCCCTACATCGATACCACCGCTGAGCTCAATGCCGCCGTGGGCAATGTCGCCGTTCCGGAGATTCTGGTGTATGCGAATGAAACCGAAATTTTGGATGGCAGCACTGTAACCAGTGGTAGCGATCATACCCTTTTCGGCACCGCCAAGGTGGAGGGCGAAACGGTGGTGCATACCTTCACCGTTGAAAACACGGGCGGCGCTCCCTTGACGCTCAGCGATGTGAGTATTTCCGGTGACCATGCCGATGACTTTGTCATCACGGAGTATCCGTCAGGAACCATCAGGAACAAGACCCAGACCTCCCTGCAGATCACCTTTAATCCTTGCGCCGCCGGCGAGCGTAATGCCACCGTTACCCTCCAGAATGATGACCCTGATGAGGGCATGTTTTCCTTCGCGATTCAAGGGGTTGGCGCTACGGCAGCCGCCTCTACCTATATCAAGAAAATCGAGTATGTGGTGCTGGAGAGTCAGGCAAGCGGCACCCGCACGCCCCTCTGGAATGGCAGCAGTTGGGGGCCGGGTCTTGCTGTAGGCAATAATGGCAATATTAAATTCAACTTCTGGAGTGCGGCCTCTGGCGGCACCCGCTACCGCCGCTTCTATATCGACATGCGTACCGCAGGCACGTTTTATGCCGCGGAAGTCTATCTCTCTACTGCCTCGGAAACGGTGACATATTCTCCGCAAAGCTGGCAAAATGTGACCGGTTCAGTGAACCAGAACATGGGCAGTGGAGACTGGAATACGGGCGGCACGGGAACCGCCAGCCCGGTTAATGGCTTTACGGCCGATGACGGGGTGGGCGCCGAGGAAATCAACTGGATGATTTTCAGTAATGATACGTCTCCCGGAAATGCTGCAGCCATTGCCATCGGGCTGGTATGGGTTGATGATGGGGACGGACTCCTGGAGGACAGTGGAAACGACACGATCCTCATCAAATACGCCCTCTCCGCAAATCATCCCAGTGGGCAGGCGGCTGCCTTTGCTGAGATGGACACCCTGGCTGAACTGAATGCTGCAGTGGGTAACGTCGTTGCATCTCCGGAACCGGAAATCCTCGTCAGAGGCAACAGTCTCGAACTGACCTCCGGAGACAGCGAACCCCGCACCGCAGATCATACCGACTTCGGCACCGCCGAAAGCTTGAGCGGTACAGTAGCCCGTACCTTCAGCATCAAAAACTTCGGCACGGCTGATTTAACCATCAGCGCCGTAAACCTCACGGGTGCTCACTCGAATGACTTTATCGTGACGGCCCATCCCGCCGGCACCCTGGCCGCTGACAATGAAACCACCTTCACCGTTACCTTTGATCCTTCAGCGGATGGATTGCGCACGGCGACCGTCAGCATTGCGAGTACCGATGGCGAAGAAACCCCCTTCATCTTTACTGTTCAGGGAACCGGGGTCACGACATTCCCGGATACTGACGACGACGGCATCGATGATGACTGGGAAATGACGTACTTCAACAGCCTGACCAACGCCACGGCCACTTCGGACAGGGACGAGGATGGCAACTCGGATTATACGGAATTCAGGGCCGGAACCAACCCGACGAATGCGATGTCCTTCTTCGGCCTCAATGTGACCGGCATGGACATTCCCCTAAACGTAATGGACATTTCCTGGCCGTCGGCGACGGGGCGCACCTACGTTGTCGAGACGGTCAGTGATCTTGAGGGATCCTGGGATGTGCTACGGACCACTATCGTGGCCACCCCGCCAACGAATATTTTCGGGGTTACCATGACGAATGCACCGGCTGCGTTTTACCGTATTATCATCGAATAACCCGACGGAGCGTTTCACATGTTTCAATACGAACGAAATCAAATAGAATTTACCCCTCGGACGACAACCAAAAAGGATAAGAAGAAAATGAAAAATCGGCCCCATATGTTCACCGGCTGTTTCCTGATCCTGGCCATTGCCGGCTGCCAACCGGACATTCCGGATATGGAGACTCCAGAATCTGCTGCTCCCCCTCTATCTTCCCCCGCTTTGTCCATCCCGGAGGTCCTGCCGGACTCCCCCCCTCTGGATTCGTTCTATCGTTTCTTTGGCTTCGACCCGCGGGAAGCTCTGGATGGTGTCATCACCGTCCAGGAAGGACCCGACCTGGATATGATCGAACGGAATGATTTCTTCGGCTACACTCCGGAGGAACTTGCTGAGCAGTTCCATCACACCATCACCTTAAACTATGATTTTCGCGGCTTTGATCCTCAAAGCGTTCAGGCCCCGCCCCGGCCGGGGGTTCATCCCCGGGTCCTCTTCGGTCCAGACGAACTGCCTGCCCTGCGTGAAAAATTGAAAAACACGGTCCCCGGCCAGAAGGCCATGGCTGCTATAAAGAAAGAACTGGACAGTAATATCCGTAAGGAAGGGTCGGACACGACGCAAGGGTATCAGGATCTCATCGCCGGCAAGACCGACGTGCCGATCCATAAGAACATCACCATCGCCTACGCCGCGGCCTATGAAGCTTTCCGCTGTCTGGTTGAGGACGATGAAATCGCCGGCAGAGAGGTTGCCAAAGCCATCACCACGATCGCACGTATCGACCAGGCTGTTTTCGAAGAATCGATCGCGGAGTTTAAGGCGAAAAATCCCGATGCCGAACGCATTGATTTTCGCCTCACCACCAAACACAGTTCCCACAATGGAATCCTGGGTCTCATGTATGACTGGGCCTATGGGTGGATGGATGACCAGCAACGTCAAACGGTCCGCGAAGCGATTGCGCTGGCGTCCTCCAACATGACCCTACAGGGTGCGCAGACCCTCCGCACCCCGCGTACCAGCGGCAGTAACTGGATTTCCTGGACGGCCCGTCTCGTGACGCTATGCGCCGCCATTGAGGGCGAACCCGGTTATGATGCGACCTCCTATGATCATTCCGTGAATGCCTTGAAGTGGTTCTTTGCCCTGAGCGTGCTTCCGGAAGGGGAAAGTATGGAGGGCTGGGGGAAACAATTCCTGATGGCGGAGCTGGGCTACATCATGGCCCGTCGCGGCGAACCGATTCTCGCGCTGCAAAACGTCAAACAAAGCACCTTCCGCCAGTTCTGGCTCCACGCCCTCAATCCCTGGGGACGCAGCGGGAACGAGGATCATTATGGAGGTCCCTTCACCTTTTACGATTCCCAGGGCGGCACCGATAATAATATCCAGAGTATGTCTGACGTGCTCGTTTATAAAAAACTTTATCCCGAGGATCCTTACATTGACTTCATTTACCGCAATGCGGTCGGGGAGGATTACAAAAAATTCGATGACCGGGTAAACCTGCGGCACCACTTCTCCACCTACACCGGCTTCTGCATGGCCATCTTTGCGGCCACCTTTGACGAATCCAAAACCTGGGATCAAGCGAGGGACAATATCACCCTGGATGCGCCTCTCTCCTACTATGGATCCGATACCGGCACCATGATCACACGTTC
This DNA window, taken from Pontiella desulfatans, encodes the following:
- a CDS encoding LamG domain-containing protein; this encodes MRTKMRQVAWLGIGLISGAGMMCAEAHYVDRYNPVAVFSLDQDPGAVGSAPSGAAIHKAESGLPKLEQGARDFTGRAWNFREVESSLKIKADGAFETLGDIETTRGLSVSFWMKIPLADQKSNHRLFGHPAVEATMMKAGYGGLNISFGPAYTVVLSRAAGYEAFDGQWHHVAATVDFSSRRNNVIIYLDGKEVGRADGAANKSFNSSGGQGLFYIGARRNGGSSFSGALDDVALFDYPLTPEQIQGILAGPVYAGADRKVYLPAAIQLKGAAPEGGRILWKKLSGPGQVMFSNAGRTNTKVRFSQPGEYVLGLHVQGHREVSRLNITVRPPSPPQLRAGDPVQIAGSADTANVRVGVEVPGRSDGDLDGVELRWSKLSGPGRVAFADESSPETAVRFSSDGLYQLQLTAGVGELTSRAVVSVQVGGPSSPHYALLLNPLYLVSLDTPANRESAGVMESAGGTCAELFRMESGLPQLVEGARAFTGTGWDFAGIPSAVKVHNRFTLARLCDPELTTGITHSLWFKGDFQQHGAKVGRIGGQSGVSIDCGKNTVSVCIDGVYVTANGVLDNQWHHLAVVADFRSSENNVRLYIDGVQRASTGHAFTTCFGSRRTDHTHYWGCRSNGGGYPFNGELDDIAVFDYPLDSSQVGYLYNGPSSQQLTQLQLPPPVIDAGKDRLETLPVRSVKLQGRALEGEGLSYRWEQLRGPGEVTFSSPDSPVTEVRFEEPGPELHNRDYRHYIFRLTASAGTGAFARSDRDEVAVVFHRPYAPKSRVFSENPPAGVHPRILFSPEDLPEMRERFKSDAAAQRAAEILRSELEKGLFNPQAQEGLVYSLLQAGKPDVDVKLVSKDNTRGYWQGRGNFYGSMATAAMLAVLEEDEAACTELAMVLSRAAAAYLKIYRPNYPNKLTHDADGGLALAYDLLHNSMDAEQRIPVRALLSKMTKWRQSFGSELTDDLHNSSNWKTHHDQIVLAALAIEGEEGYDAGLVEQAVYKLRSFLSQYGVFPSGYAHEGYTYYRMGMESAALSALALSRRGENLYETTSLYRSVQMMFRSMPPQACWVTGFGDASPEISGMAPLDWTIRYMWPDDPVAAYLIKPRLDRLVAGSCSSKEQNQALNLMALIFAVGPQQDYTQKEAAEAAAMPASIFCPDKGYMNARTGWEDSAVNLVFRSRMDKYALGHMHPDVNSFELYANGTTWFWDPGKYPIQNDFHQTILMDGRGGGGSSGAFAWPSLPGRFVEYRETEGMVIGTGDAKSFYDYVHGELRDSPDGEKLEPVSPGEHGLLWADFMYGKTRADAAGLPAWRMEPVRYNENLYRYNPVERAFRTAALVKGEHPFVLVVDDYQKDDATRLYEWIGNLEPGTVETVSQDGTDLILKKTGNDDLGNRLLVRVLQADGPVSGPKLRELKLGGIPGSRSGQPAAQVHFAARAVAPAFKVLLYPHREGDRLPETRWNEAHDTVSIQFPEQLDVVSFKPDETGRTTVSVFRNGREPGEL
- a CDS encoding choice-of-anchor D domain-containing protein — protein: MILPHKLKTLLWSGICLCFCIQPAAVDAAAPIASNSRVLFLGKEATTHKDALEALYTADPSVNTLNLTFDSFDVDYVMDALFTDRTYPKFINDYLDAPKHADYVNALTDKLDENFDYIIYLGEPAYLQDKPELTMATLLFLQAYCRTEGLSSQILLPMLWNATSAASQTTTFREYTYRIADALGIEAVPAGLAWHDIINDGGLTVAESSLTATPSAEAQYTLATTLYSHLFEQNANGSTYSPTGIDGAAQSAIRSHTHTAWSDALTATHYTGDYTSPYMTMWATPMNKSRKVMTNGTSTERRNYIMLDKLFTAAGYPDSAVRWDGSSAPYNGHFPSNYSDPDVQAGVAANDFVFTVGRRLSSAYWYEVWMTEVLLHDPDADLIHYISDYQVKAETEEPFAHGRKARSHTIENFDASTGHPNVQAIPNYIGFSWLGLRRPDINMHQDYTHLSAVGSAINTAIPYTLATGENPALLPDPPVAALDDEMYGSVLSFDERYTLNAAYELAYMLSGLRSLDTPIAPQAFDQTVRFENDGEPQPFFPHAFGAFNKTLTMNLVTSPSVGSISFDGRLMTYTPQPGDVGEVTFTYNVTDGTDTSGNATVTLNPDLLGQAAYNPIAKIGDNVIWNGFRWTGGRTLVVDSNNQLDFQDHPLPGDPNYSETLRAHRFYLDLRNNGGIFQVSSKAPVDGETDLFSPFGWNDEPDVSSFSMGDADWGQGGSGLANPINGFTPNDGVGLEEINWILIPQESYSWEPWELFAGNSRAMAIGMIWNDDGDGLLEDSGDDAYIVKYALSAHHYEGYRKAFPYIDTTAELNAAVGNVAVPEILVYANETEILDGSTVTSGSDHTLFGTAKVEGETVVHTFTVENTGGAPLTLSDVSISGDHADDFVITEYPSGTIRNKTQTSLQITFNPCAAGERNATVTLQNDDPDEGMFSFAIQGVGATAAASTYIKKIEYVVLESQASGTRTPLWNGSSWGPGLAVGNNGNIKFNFWSAASGGTRYRRFYIDMRTAGTFYAAEVYLSTASETVTYSPQSWQNVTGSVNQNMGSGDWNTGGTGTASPVNGFTADDGVGAEEINWMIFSNDTSPGNAAAIAIGLVWVDDGDGLLEDSGNDTILIKYALSANHPSGQAAAFAEMDTLAELNAAVGNVVASPEPEILVRGNSLELTSGDSEPRTADHTDFGTAESLSGTVARTFSIKNFGTADLTISAVNLTGAHSNDFIVTAHPAGTLAADNETTFTVTFDPSADGLRTATVSIASTDGEETPFIFTVQGTGVTTFPDTDDDGIDDDWEMTYFNSLTNATATSDRDEDGNSDYTEFRAGTNPTNAMSFFGLNVTGMDIPLNVMDISWPSATGRTYVVETVSDLEGSWDVLRTTIVATPPTNIFGVTMTNAPAAFYRIIIE